GCAGGAGGTGGTGAGTGTTACCGGACAGCGAAGGGGTCAGCGCATCGTTGTACCTGTCAAGAAGCTTTTTGCTCGAGAGAAGAGGCCTTATGGATTGGGCATGGTAGGGAAGCTCACAAACCGAACCTACCGCAAGCGCATTGACAGCTACGTGAAGAGGCAAATAGAGGACATGGATGATCATAGGTACTGCACCTCTCCACATATCTGACTAATGAGCACACTTTCTCTCTGCTTTCCTCAGTGGATGACAGTGATGGATGATGAGTGCTGCTGTACTTTGAAATACATACTCTCTATTTCCTCTAgacctttttttacatactggaTCACTGTTGTCCATTTGCTCATCACTATCCTGGCTGTGTGCATCTATGGTATTGCACCAGTGGGCTTTTCCCAGCATGAGACAGTTGATTCTGTGAGTAACAGCTCAGTTGTGATGATTTGTCACCACACAATATTTTAATCTCATTATGACTGCTTTCatatttattgtactttttgtgattttgatgtcttctgatgtaggttttaagaAACAAAGGTGTGTatgaaaatgtcaagtttgtGCAGCAGGAGAACTTTTGGATTGGGCCGGGGTCGGTGAGCATTCTTCTCTTGATAGAAGATCAAGAATACAGTATCAGCAATCATGtgtaaatgtctttaaataaatactacattttacattttccccTTATCTGTGCATTATTAGGAAGCTCTGATCCACttgggggccaaattctctccATGCATGCGGCAGGACAAACAGGTGCATGATCTTATTAGGGAAAAGAGAGCTATTGAACGCAACTCTGCCTGCTGTGTGCGTAACGATCGTTCCGGCTGCGTCCAAACCTCAGAGGAGGAATGCTCggtatgtaaaataaataaatgtgttccTCAACCTTTTTAATTTAACTATAGATAGAAGCTGTGGGGACTTCTTACCCCTTCTTTTATGGTTTTATTTCTAGAGTACTCTAGCTGTGTGGGTAAAATGGCCGAGGCATTCCAGCACACCCCAGTTAAGTGGCAAAGACAGACAGTATGGCTCTGTGTGCCATCAGGATCCCAGGTAGATACACTAGTAGTTCCTTCATTGCAGAGTATTAAATGATACTGACTAGTaaatataatgtgtatatattgtttgtctCATTACAGGATCTGTCTGGAGCCCGCCTCAGGATCACCTCATGAATGGCCTGATGACATCAGCAAGTGGCCAGTGAGTACAATGTAGCAAGGGGGTGTAGCAGAATTGTAAAACTTAGTTAGAGTCAATACTGCACTGTTTAGTTATCAATAGAACTCTCGGATACATGaatatacattacatatatattcattaatgttttggtataTAACTcaaaatgttatatatattttcttttttttaaagttttttttttaatttgggaaTGATGTCACATTTTGGCACTAATGAAgatttaaaacttaaaatcgctccaacaaaaaaactgctttgGCTTTCAGATTTGTACAAGGTACAACACAGGGAACCACACCAACCTGCCTCATATAGACTGTACCATTACAGGCAGACCCTGCTGCATTGGAACCAAAGGGAGGTGAGGAGGGCTAAACCTATGACAAACATTTATCCTGTACTAAAAAACATGATATATGACTAGTTGACTAATTTAGTAAATGCTGCTTGTTTTCTTAAAGGTGTGAAATCACATCCCGGGAATATTGTGACTTCATGAAAGGCTACTTTCATGAGGAGGCTACTCTCTGCTCTCAAGTAAGCAACTTTCTCCTCAATATACACAAATTAAGCATTTGATTTTCTCATggggaaaaaaggagagaagctTACTTACTGCTAAAAGTGCTAAACTTATTTTGCATTGCATCTGTTGCTAATATTAATCTGGTTTACTATTCTGTAAACTTCCTGAATACCAATATGAGTCTTTATTCATTAGCATTGTCATTATTGATCTTTGTCTTTGTTAATAGTATAATAGTATATGAATGAGGAGCATTAGTTAAGATGCTGTGCTATTTCCTTCTTCAGGTGCACTGCATGGACGATGTGTGTGGACTGTTGCCTTTTCTCAATCCAGAGATCCCAGATCAGTTTTACAGGCTCTGGCTCTCACTTTTCCTGCATGCTGGGTGAGTCAGTAGTGGTCAGCAAGTAGTTTTGCTTATGCTAAGATATGCCTGgcaaaagaaacagacaaaaagtaTAGATCATGTATTTGATGTGACAATTAAAAgttatatttaatttgttttgtgtagttattttttaaagtcagtTTCAAACATTAGTAggataataaagggaaaaaactcGCTATTTGTGTAAACTACCCAATAGTACAAATGAGAGAAAACCTTGCTAACCAGAAGCACAATTTAGCAGATAAGCTCAGCCTATCATCCAATAAATCAGTTGAATTTTGTCTCAGCCTGGCATACTCGATCAGTGTTTCAAATAATGTGTTTGCACCCAGCGCTGAGGAACGGGATGATTAAAAGATCAGAATCATAGTCAGGTTTATTGGCAAAATGTTCGGCACATACAAGGAAATTGATTGTGGCTGTGAGCAGCTCTTTGTGTTTTCATACTCGcatcacaacaaaacagaagcATAGAAAGCTAAAGAGACAttcaacaaatatgtaaaagagAAAACTGAGAACAACAAGAGCAGAAGAAAAAGCATACAGCACAGGTGAGCTTATTGGTGGTTAACTGGTTGTATTATAGAAGTGCAAGAGCGCATGGAATGTTGCAAATTGTCGGAATAAATGTTATATGGGTAGTCTAATAGAATAAAGTACTTCCATTTTCCTTTGATATGAGTGGCTAAATGAAGTTACTTTGGTACAATATAGTGAAGCAACTTATTAACTTATAGCTGGAGTTGCTCTCAATGtacgtatgtactgtatgtcacaaaTATGTTAAATATATGCAGAAGCATTATTTGCAGTCATGCACTGTACATTTAAGACTGATGGCACTACTTTGGTGTAGTTAAGACCTGTCAGTCTGTCAGCCAGCACAAAAAGCTGACCTCACTGTTGAAAGGAGTAGTGCTTCATCTTCATGCTGTCAGTTATCTGTCTCCTGGGTAATTAAACAAAGTGCTCTTGCTCCACAAAGTCATTAAGCTTTAATGCGATAGAGACCGATTTTGTTGATGGGCAAAGTCATTGGTCTGCTGAGGGGTTTACCTCCTTTACACAGAGGAATTATCTTCCCAACACGTgcagctttttttccccacacacacacacacatacacacacacacacacctcacatgGCACACACATGAGCACTATGTCCATTTCCATTCCCCTAGGATCCTTCACTGCCTGGTGTCAGTGGCTTTCCAGATGACCATCCTGAGGGACCTGGAGAAGCTGGCGGGCTGGCTGCGCATCTCAATCATTTACATTCTCAGTGGCATCACTGGCAACTTAGCTTCAGCCATCTTTTTGCCCTATAGAGCAGAGGTGATCACCAGTCTAACACCCACAAAATAGCAATGCAGAACAGTGCATTTATAAGTCATGTTATGTGTTGAAGATTTCCCATTTGAACTACCATATAGTGtaaataacttttaaattaagtaataaatgtttgtttttgtaggcTTACGcccctctctctgctgtctttGTGTCAGGTGGGCCCAGCCGGCTCTCAATTTGGGATCCTGGCCTGCTTGTTCGTGGAGTTGTTTCAGAGCTGGCAGATCCTTGCCCAGCCCTGGAGGGCCTTTACCAAGCTGCTCTGTGTGGTGCTCTTCCTATTTGCCTTTGGGCTGTTACCCTGGATTGACAATTTTGCCCACATTTCTGGCTTCATTTCTGGCTTCTTCTTGTCCTTCGCCTTCTTACCCTACATCAGCTTTGGCCGCATGGACCTCTACCGCAAACGCTGTCAGATTATCGTCTTCATGCTGGTGTTTGTCGGGCTCTTTTCGGGCCTTGTGGTGCTTTTCTATGTATACCCAATCAAGTGTGAATGGTGCGAGTTGCTCACCTGCATCCCCTTCACAGACAAATTCTGCGAGAAGTACGACCTCAACGCTCACCTCCACTGAAGTGTGGACAGTGTGAGCACAACAGGATGACATCAGTTCAAACGATGCCAGTCTGTCTCCACTCTGCCTCTGTGTGACTTGGGGACTGCCCCTTTCTCTGTGAACAATGACAatatacttgtgtttttttactctgTCACTATGAATACCTATGCCACTCATCTTAAACACTTCCTTTAATCACCTTCCTGTTACCGGTAGTCATTGTCACTCCTTCACTGTGCATTGAAACAAAAGTACTTCTGAACCTTATCAAAATTCCCAGCTGCCCTTAACATATAAGGCAGGAATTAGAGCCAGCACTGGTACAGAGAGGATTTGTTTCTTACATTCACACTCAAAACATAGGTTTTATTATTCAGGCAACCTCATACAGAAGCAGGGACAAAAATCCAATAGTGATACCGTTGGTGCCTTGTTGATAAATGTACCAACTACTGCcatatttttgttacattatGCTGAGCacttgaatgttttattttatttgtttattgctTCTTAAGAAAGTGATGATTGTTTTGAACATGGTAGTGTTTTAGCTACCTGTCTACTCACATGTAACTGaaaacaacagtaaaaaaaatctacaaatgaAAGTGGTCTGTGACTTTCTCTCAATTACCAGAAAAAGCCAGTTGAATGTTTTATAGTTTATTCAAATTATGCAACAAAGAAACAGCAAATATCTGTTCCAAATATTAAATTGACAATCCAAGTTAAAAACGCTTGGATGCTGTTGGCTGCATCATTAGTATGTACAAACTTGAATTCATCACACCTTTTGATTTATATGGTTTACAAAAATAGAATAGTATTTACATCACAACTCTAGATGTAATAATCAAAATTTAcaattatataatattacaatCAATTGTGAGtgatttgacaaaaaacaattacaaagaaACAACATAAGCTCAAAAAGCCAATATTCTTATAGTGACCCAGATAATAATTTGATGTCTGATAAGTCAATACAACTGCAAAACCACTGGTTCTTCTTTTTGCATGAATCCACTCTGTTCCCCTCTGTCCTCACACAGTGGGATACTGTGTGGTGCTGACATTAGGAGGTCTAAGACCTTGTTGCCTACACGGAATTCAGTCCCCTGGTGCATACTGGCCCTCCGCCTCTATCTGCCCCTTTGTTGGCTCTGTTTTGTTAATCTTACGTCAGCTGCCCTGAGTCCATGTTAGAGGTGAGTAAGTGGAGTAGAATGGGGCAGGGGTTCATGGACTAGCAGCCGCTGTTCCGCCGTGAATACACCTGCCCATTGAGCGTGTACTCCATCTCTTGGAATTGCATGTTGGGTATGGAGATGGCTGATGCTCCTTTCTCCTTAAAGCCGGCCTTAAGGTAGAAGGGCACCAGAAAGTCCTCGCAAATCAGCAGAGCTCGGCGAAGGCCCAGCACACAGCGCAGGTACTGCAAATAGCGCCACAAGAGGATGGAGCCCTTGCCTTGCTGGCGACAGTGACGGTGCACTGACAGAACATGGATGTGTACAGTGGGGTTGCCTGGGATATGCTGAGTCATTGCCTCCTGGAGAAAAGGGGTTACATAGAGGAAAGAGTTTATTCAATAATCCAAGAGCCCAAATTCACATGCATCTGAGTTTGTCAAAATCATTAATTTGCATGGAAAAGCAAGGTTGTGTCACATTGAattcttttcaaaaatgtttccatacCTGTGAAAGCCTCTCCTTGTCCCAGCCAGAGCCAATAATGAAAGCTACCAGCTGTCCCTCCTCAAACCAACCCAACGACAGCTCAGGGCACTGACCCAGGAAGTTAAGCACTTCTTTCAGGGTAAGTGGACACTCTccagacacagagacaaatgCTGGGGGGACAAAAGAACCAGTTTGTTGACTTGGTACTGGGAGTACTGATCATGAAGATCAGGAAAAGACTACAGGATGAAAGGAAGGTGTTCTCTTTCAAGGTAAAATTTGCACTAGGACAATAATGAACGTTACATGTcctttagctgatgcttttattaTATGATCAGAAGTATACTGTTGTCAAATACATATAGAAAGTCAGCCAAGTTGTTCAGGTCAGTTATACGTATGCAGACACTTGACTTACCTTCTCTTTCAATCTCAAACACACTCACGGCATCCTGTGGCGTGAGGTTTCTGAACTCGCTAGCAGGGAGTGTGTGTCGTCTCTGTCGCAGAGGGTTAACCACGCTGACAGGCGTCTTCAGAAAGAAGGGCTTGAGGACTGTTGAGCCACTGACCTGCTGTGTCATGATGCCTcaataattaaaaacagaaagttATGATTAGTTGAGGAttcttttatctgtttttttttcccttctaaccttttgcaaaataaatgcaatactgatactataaataatgcAGTCAAAGTAAATCAAACCCTGCCAACACAGCTTTCTGTGTTCTCTGTTTGTCTAACAGCGCTAACTGTAATGTAACTCAGTTGGCAAGATGCTGTCCTTCTTGTCTCTCCTGCAGTCTCctccctttcttcctctctgaTCTCATACTGTAAAGTGGTTGTCTAAAAGTAGGATAGCTGTCTCTGCACGTGTCGCCCAAGTCTCTAAATCCCCTGCTTTTAAATGACACACACATgtcacatcaacaacaacatccCAGTTCAGAGCGAGACAACTCTGTAGTTGCAGCTTTTCATTGTGCATATTTTAATACAACACTAATTTTGATTAACAGCAGCTGAGGGTGTATACAGCAGCCATTTGTATATTTCTCACACTTTCATCATACGAGAAAATTAGAGAAAATCTTTGGTATTTTAAAAATTCACTGTGTGATTATTATCTTGTTGTGACGATGAGTTTTTATGGTAGATTGCATGATAATTAGGCAGATTAGTTATACCACTATTAACCTTCAACGGAAATAAGCCGTTGAGATGTGATGACTGATTAGGATTAGTTTTTACCTGGCACATGTATATTGGCACATGTGCTTACTGTACACAGGTATAAGCGGTAGTATATCACGTGTATGTGGGCTAATTAAATCGTACTGAGTGAGGGCAGAGATTTGTTTGGATTGCTGTTGGGGTGACTGAGGTTTAGCATAGATTAATTAAATAAGAGAGCACTTGCTGTGACCGGACTGATGTAACCCCGTATTTGACTTCCAACACACAAAAGAGTAGACAAGTTCTTTGAAATTCAGTATGATTTACTTTATTATGGAAAGATAATCCTGAAGATCTACTGTATATCTTAAAGTCTCGTTCAAATATTTTGCTTCAGTTTATTATGACTGTGCAATAATAGTTTTAAACAgtattgtatagtattgtttcaCCCCACTGCTTCCTTTTGGCCTTCACTACAGTGATGTGAGATCTCCTACGCCATCTGAATAGCTGGCCAACCAGAAACAAGAGCATCTCTGCCCATGAGATCATCAGATGTTGGAGGGAAGTACATACAGTACTACACAGCTGTCCAAAGATGAAATCACCCTTTCTGACCTGCAACTCCGTCAGTCTGTCCGTCAGTACTAATactttccatgtcatttttttattaattgccatactatgactttttatcatgttttatgaaatactctatgactttttatagtAGTTTACTATGACTTCTTATGACATATTATCCCATAACTTTTAAGTGTAATTTGTTTTAGGACATACtgtaatttctctttttatgaaatttttctgacttactatacaattactttttgtgttaagttttattacatattatactatagtcttgctttgccagaccatccttcAAGGCattgcaaaggagggtctggcgagacCACATAGCATtacgggatgggagaaaaacttgctttggtttattggcatttctttaacccacTTATAATCGTCATGGGTCACTAAGATCTGGACggagccactgcaaaatagcataggaaaggaacttgttttggtggaacatgtacgttAGTCCAGCTAGGTGTCTCAATTTACCAagccagttaaccatagtcctcataaatctatcagagtttaaaattccaacacaaagaaagtagaaagaaaCAGACATTGGCAAAAAGACATGTATCTGGCGAAATTTCCTGCCGCACTGGAGCAATACCAGAAGTGGAgtgttgtggatatagactaattaTTCTATgcttttgtgacatactatactatgtcttttatAAGCatttttttacgacatactgtactctttttatgacatttctatgacatttttgacattttcttttcgACAAAGTATACcataatttttattgaacttttttgaacttttatgacttttttcaacatactatactatgacttttttaccacttttatgaaatactatgctatgacttctttgtgtcatgttttatgacatactatacaacgactttttgacacaatttgatttttatgaattttgtatcactttttccgacatactgtactatgactttttaacgcttatttttcgacatactatatatgactttttatcactttttacgacatactgtTCAATGagttttttaatcacttttttcaaaatactatatataatataacatgacatactatattgtaactttttttacaaaaatctttcaaaatgtcatggtacagcatgtcaaaaaaagtggtaaaaacgTTGTAGTATACAATATCGAAAAAAGCCATagtctagtatgtcaaaaaagtgaggAAGACATCACTGTatagtatttttaaataattccattcaattcaattttatagtatttatagtatcaaatcatgacaagagttatctcaagacactttacagatagagtaagtctaggccacactctataatttacaaaaacccaacaattctagtaattccacCAAGAgaaaaccttggacagacccaggatcACTTGGTATGTGGCGTCTGAAGGTGCCGGTTGTTGgtatgaacagtggcaataatagtcacaaaaTAGATGATGGAACTATGACTGGAAATAGTAGTTACAGTAGTtaatggcgtagcagggcactgcagggtatAGTGGCGTGTTGCAACTTGTCGCAGGGCACTGcaaggcatagcaggacgtagcaggtcactggaaagtgataaaaacatcacacttttgtgtcaaaaaataattaagataagataattaaGTTACTGTCAAAAGTAATAAAGACGTCATAgtgtaatatgtcaaaaaaaggtcatagtatagtatgttaaaaatgttatataaaaagtcaaagtatagcatataaaaaaagtcatagtatatagaACATGGAATAGTtcgttgaaaaaagtcatagtatagtttgttggcaaaagttgtagtatagttcGTTggaaatgtcatagtataaaatgtaaaaaaagttacattaaaagtcatggtatactGTATTGTGTTGATAAAATTGCCTGTAATGTTCAATTTGGGCAATaaagttcacaaaaaaaaagtcacggtatagtatgtcgaaaaaagtcatactataatatgttgaaaaaatgatgaaaagtcatagtaaggtatgttgaaaaagtgataaaaatgtcaaagtatagtatgttagataaaagtgaaaaagtcaaattatagtatactgaaaaaagtgataaaaagtcatagaatagtatgtcaaaaaaagtcatagtattgtatgttgaaaaatgttatttaaaaagtcatagtatagtatgttgaaaaagtcatgtgATCGAAACGTCAAAGTCACatataaaaaaagtgaaaaaagatgTACTTTTATAGTATGTCATATTATAGTACGTCATATTATAGTACGTCATATCATAGTTCGTCATATTAAAGTACgtcatattataatattatatatgtcaaaagaattgataaaaaagtcatagtatagtatgttaaaaaaaagtcattgcattgcatgttgaaaaatgtgattaaatgtcatggtatagcatatcgaaaaagtcatagtatagtatgtcgaaaaaagtgataaagtcatagaatagtttgttgagaaaagtcatggtatagtttgttggaagaagtcatagtatagtacgtcaaaaaaagtcatagtattgtatgttggaAAATgggattaaaaagtcatagtatagcatgttgacaATAGTCATTGTACACTACAtcaaaaaagtggtaaaaacgtcatagtatagcatgtcaaaaaaaagtcatagtatagtatgttgaaaaaagtcatggtatagtatgttgaaaaaagtcatagtacagtatgttgaaaaagtcatactatagtatgttgaaaaaagttattaaaaaagtcaaagtacattatgtcaaaaaaagtgatacaaaatgtcatttttatcaCGTTGAAAATGGTCAAAAAATCATACTATAGtttgttggaaaaagtcataatgtagTAAGTCAacaaaactgataaaaaaagtcatattatagtatgtcgaaaaaagtaattgcataaaaaagtcatagtatagtatatcgaaaaaagtcatagtataggatgttaAAAGTCATTTTCTAGTATAtcgaaaaatgaatgaatatatatattaatatttaaattaacatatttaaaaaaaaagtcataggcaAAGGATcttaaaaaaagggataaatTGTCATAGAATATTGTGTCGAAAAAGTCAGTAATACAGTTTGTCGactaaagtgataaaaagtcgtagtatagtcaTAAAATAGtttgttggcaaaaaaaaaaaatgtcgaaaaaactcattgtattgtatgttgaaaacagtgatgaaaaagtcatgaaatagtatgtcaacaaaaagtgataaaaagccatagtggGCGTCCGgagagctcagttggtagagcaggcgcccatgtgtagaggtttactcttcgACACAGTGggcctctctctcccctttcacttcttcagctgtcctgtcattaaaggcctaaaatgccccaaaaataatcctcaaaaaaaaagccatagcatagtatgttgaaaaaagtcattgtattgtatgtactTTTTGACatatggctttttatcactttttctgacatacaatactataacttttttcagcatatactatgactctttcaTCACTATTTCTGACATCAAAAGGATCAAATTCTATTTGTAATCATCATAAATACTATTCAATGTCTGCATTTAACAGATGACCTGGGATTGATCTGTCAACCTTGAGGTAGTGGGGCAACCATTTTACCTCCGGGGCACAAGCCCAGCATTtttatggcatactatactatgacttttaatgtaatttttacaacatactataccatgactttttatgtcatgttttatgacatgctatgttgtgactttttatgtcatgttttatgacatgctatgttgtgactttttttatgtaGTTATGACTTTTAATATCTACTTTCAAGACATTTTCCTGatttacttgttttgtttaaaaatgtatatgtatgaaAGGGGAGAGTGTGGGGGAAGAAATGCAGGTCagattcgaaccctggacctctgcataaAAAATAACCCTATAAATAAGgctaccagctgagctacccAGGGACCCCTATACAGTGACTAGTAATGTTATtctttacaacatactatactataacttgtAATGTCATTCTTTCTTTGGctgaaagaaaattgaaaattggGATAATAAGATGGGACTTGACATTAATGGTGAAATTTTGGGTGTTCACTTGAACAATAAATTATACTCATTATCCTTTAGGCCCTACGTTCAAACTTAAGCCAAAGTCAATATTTTCACCATATACCATTATCCCAGGAGATATTGCAACATATAATTTGCAGAAAAATAAAGTATACCAGTCATTTTAGTAGTAACCAGGTATTATGATGGATTAGAAAAACGGTAGTACTGAATCTTTGTTCTTTATTGTTATACACATGCTGCTATACACACGAGGAAAGACAGTTATTAATTTTACAGAGAGTCACAAACCACCTACTGTGGAGTTATCCTGGATACCAGGTCAACAGTAGTCAGAACAGGATCAGGAAGGCACAGTGTCAAGTTGAAATGGCACAGAAAAGGAATGGGGAGATATAAAATAACCATGTTGCTTGAAAGCAGTGAGGTTCAAGCCTCAACAAATTCACATGCAAATGCTAGCCCAATTATTAAAATGCAATGTTTGCATTGTACTTGCATTGCATGTCATCCTTCCAATCAAACATATATTAAGACGATCAGCTTGAACCTTTGATTAAATGCATAATTGATACATGGTCATAACATAGTAAATGAACAGTACAATTTTATATTGCAATAACAATGACAAGATACATTTTTCCAGTAGCATGAAGTTTGTGATATAAAAAAAGGctctgtacatcagaatcaaATATCCTGTCTATGGGCTGAAAAGTGTTGTATATTGTAGCATTTATAAGAATACTAATGTCCAATGCAACAAGCAGGCAGCCATATTAATTCAAGGCACAGAAATCTATATGCATGGCGCTACACATACAGGACCAAGTTATGTAAAGATTGCAGCTACGCAAACACCGGACCCCTTTTTTGCAGCTACATCACATAAGCAGACACTGGCATTGCAAC
The nucleotide sequence above comes from Etheostoma spectabile isolate EspeVRDwgs_2016 chromosome 15, UIUC_Espe_1.0, whole genome shotgun sequence. Encoded proteins:
- the aanat2 gene encoding arylalkylamine N-acetyltransferase 2 isoform X1, whose product is MTQQVSGSTVLKPFFLKTPVSVVNPLRQRRHTLPASEFRNLTPQDAVSVFEIEREAFVSVSGECPLTLKEVLNFLGQCPELSLGWFEEGQLVAFIIGSGWDKERLSQEAMTQHIPGNPTVHIHVLSVHRHCRQQGKGSILLWRYLQYLRCVLGLRRALLICEDFLVPFYLKAGFKEKGASAISIPNMQFQEMEYTLNGQVYSRRNSGC
- the aanat2 gene encoding arylalkylamine N-acetyltransferase 2 isoform X2 encodes the protein MCVSFKSRGFRDLGDTCRDSYPTFRQPLYSMRSERKKGRRLQERQEGQHRKLCIMTQQVSGSTVLKPFFLKTPVSVVNPLRQRRHTLPASEFRNLTPQDAVSVFEIEREAFVSVSGECPLTLKEVLNFLGQCPELSLGWFEEGQLVAFIIGSGWDKERLSQEAMTQHIPGNPTVHIHVLSVHRHCRQQGKGSILLWRYLQYLRCVLGLRRALLICEDFLVPFYLKAGFKEKGASAISIPNMQFQEMEYTLNGQVYSRRNSGC